The Flavobacterium jumunjinense genome includes a region encoding these proteins:
- a CDS encoding riboflavin synthase subunit beta: MGLIGKRKNKKYNYQPRYFDNNGEGSPFEIKHKFDEYRVTVGSDKGLKVKFVKALNDFKYNQNREANRRILIIIGVLLLVFLFIIDFDLSIFKKK, encoded by the coding sequence ATGGGGCTTATCGGAAAGAGAAAAAATAAGAAATATAATTATCAACCACGTTATTTTGATAATAACGGAGAAGGGAGTCCTTTTGAAATTAAGCATAAGTTTGATGAATATAGAGTAACTGTAGGTTCTGATAAAGGATTAAAAGTTAAATTTGTAAAAGCTTTAAACGATTTTAAGTATAATCAAAATAGAGAAGCGAATAGACGAATTTTGATTATTATAGGTGTTTTGTTACTTGTTTTTTTATTCATAATAGACTTTGACTTATCTATTTTCAAAAAGAAATAA
- the recF gene encoding DNA replication/repair protein RecF (All proteins in this family for which functions are known are DNA-binding proteins that assist the filamentation of RecA onto DNA for the initiation of recombination or recombinational repair.) translates to MFLQHLTLLNYKNITSQTFDFDNKINCFVGKNGIGKTNILDAIYHLAYGKSYFNPLASQNIKHDEDFFLIDAIFNKKDHEEKISCSLKRGQKKIIKRNNKIYEKLSEHIGFIPLVIISPSDTDLIIEGSETRRKFIDSVISTLDNKYLNELIQYQKLIAQRNALLKYFALNQTFDKDNLAVYDDQLEPLGKVIFEKRKHFLDQFIPIFQKYYAIISTEAESVQLIYQSQLFRADLRTLFNQNISKDRALQYTSTGIHKDDLSFEIEGYPIKKFGSQGQQKSFLIALKLAQFEFIKEQSGELPLLLFDDIFDKLDESRVAKIVTMVNDKVFGQIFISDTHAERTESIIKNTHQSYTIYTL, encoded by the coding sequence GTGTTTCTACAGCATTTAACCTTACTTAATTATAAAAACATAACCTCTCAAACTTTCGATTTTGACAACAAAATCAATTGTTTCGTAGGTAAAAACGGAATTGGTAAAACAAATATTCTAGATGCTATTTATCATTTAGCCTATGGAAAGAGCTATTTCAACCCATTAGCATCACAAAATATCAAACATGATGAAGATTTCTTTTTAATTGATGCAATTTTCAACAAAAAAGATCATGAAGAAAAAATTTCCTGTAGTTTAAAACGTGGGCAAAAGAAAATAATAAAAAGAAATAATAAAATCTACGAGAAGCTTTCTGAGCATATCGGTTTTATTCCTCTGGTAATTATTTCTCCTTCCGACACCGATTTAATTATTGAAGGTAGCGAAACTAGAAGAAAATTTATTGATAGCGTAATCTCAACTTTAGACAACAAGTACTTAAATGAGCTTATCCAATATCAAAAATTAATCGCTCAACGCAATGCATTACTTAAATATTTCGCTTTAAATCAAACTTTTGACAAAGACAATTTAGCTGTTTACGATGATCAACTAGAGCCTTTAGGGAAAGTTATTTTTGAAAAAAGAAAACACTTCTTAGATCAATTTATTCCTATTTTTCAGAAATATTACGCTATTATTTCTACAGAAGCAGAAAGCGTTCAATTGATTTATCAAAGTCAACTTTTTAGAGCAGATTTAAGAACATTATTCAATCAAAACATTAGTAAAGACAGGGCACTACAATATACCAGTACTGGAATTCATAAAGATGATTTATCATTTGAAATTGAAGGTTATCCAATTAAAAAGTTTGGCTCCCAAGGACAGCAAAAATCCTTTTTAATTGCTTTAAAGCTTGCTCAATTTGAGTTTATCAAGGAGCAAAGTGGCGAATTACCTCTTTTATTATTTGACGATATTTTTGACAAACTAGACGAGTCAAGAGTTGCTAAAATCGTAACCATGGTAAATGATAAGGTTTTTGGACAAATATTCATTTCAGATACTCATGCTGAAAGAACTGAAAGTATTATAAAAAATACACATCAATCCTATACAATCTATACGCTTTAA
- a CDS encoding tetratricopeptide repeat protein: protein MATYNKRGYKAPKPKDVLDNENEFEEVLESGESTTEEVFNTLDATASKTEEWVAKNQKLILGVVGAIALTTIGYLLYNKFAVEPKEEKALNDIYQAQVYFNDALANTENPDSLFNLALKGGEGKLGLIGVIEEYSGTKSGNVANYYAGMAYLHIKDFKNAEKYLSSYKADDAITKAEALGALGDAYSELNKVDEAINNYKKAAEADENDYTTPRFLMKAAQLCYLNNKKADANALFVKIKEKYETSREAQNIDALITMTE from the coding sequence ATGGCAACATATAACAAAAGAGGTTATAAAGCACCCAAACCTAAAGACGTTTTAGATAACGAGAATGAATTTGAAGAAGTATTAGAATCTGGAGAAAGTACTACGGAAGAAGTATTTAATACACTAGATGCAACCGCTTCAAAAACTGAAGAATGGGTAGCTAAAAATCAAAAGTTAATTTTAGGAGTTGTTGGTGCTATCGCTTTGACGACTATTGGGTATTTACTTTACAATAAATTTGCTGTAGAGCCTAAAGAAGAGAAAGCATTAAATGATATCTATCAAGCTCAAGTTTATTTTAATGATGCTTTAGCAAATACAGAAAACCCAGATTCATTATTTAACTTAGCGCTTAAAGGTGGTGAAGGTAAATTAGGATTAATTGGTGTAATAGAAGAATATTCTGGTACAAAATCTGGAAATGTAGCAAATTATTATGCTGGTATGGCATATTTACATATTAAAGATTTTAAAAATGCTGAAAAATATTTATCAAGCTACAAAGCTGATGATGCAATTACAAAAGCAGAAGCATTAGGAGCGTTAGGAGATGCCTATTCAGAATTGAATAAAGTGGATGAAGCTATCAATAATTATAAGAAAGCAGCTGAAGCTGATGAAAATGATTATACTACTCCAAGATTTTTAATGAAAGCAGCTCAATTGTGTTATTTAAATAACAAGAAAGCTGATGCAAATGCATTATTTGTAAAAATTAAAGAAAAATACGAAACGTCTAGAGAAGCTCAAAATATTGATGCTTTAATTACTATGACAGAATAA
- a CDS encoding rhomboid family intramembrane serine protease, whose protein sequence is MNIIEDIKQQYKTGGIVQKIIFLNIAVFLLSIIFFYSFQGKSFEYPLWLGLFSDTKQLIFRPWTLVSYMFLHGGFFHLLFNLMVLHFSGKLFLSYFTGKQFLGVYLLGGVFSGLIYLFAFYLLGDYSVLVGASAAIMSILIAVSVYAPYMLLRMPLIGTVKLWQVAGVIVLLDLIQVPLNNTGGHISHLSGALFGFIFVKSLQRGIDLSKGISKIQDFFEGLLKPKVKTPFKKVHKNTTNSNTTTTFTSQTSEINQKRIDDILDKISKTGYDSLSKEEKEFLFKVGNS, encoded by the coding sequence ATGAATATTATTGAAGACATAAAACAGCAATATAAAACTGGAGGTATTGTTCAAAAAATAATTTTTTTGAACATAGCTGTGTTCTTGCTTTCAATTATTTTTTTCTATTCTTTTCAAGGAAAATCTTTTGAGTATCCTTTATGGTTAGGCTTATTTTCAGATACAAAACAGTTAATTTTCAGGCCTTGGACATTAGTTTCCTATATGTTTCTTCATGGTGGTTTTTTTCATTTGCTTTTTAATTTGATGGTACTTCATTTCTCAGGAAAGCTATTCTTAAGTTATTTTACAGGAAAACAATTTTTAGGAGTATATCTTTTAGGTGGTGTTTTCTCTGGGTTGATTTATTTGTTTGCTTTTTATTTGTTAGGAGATTATTCAGTACTAGTTGGGGCAAGTGCAGCCATTATGTCAATTCTTATTGCAGTGTCTGTTTATGCACCTTATATGTTGCTTCGTATGCCGTTAATTGGAACGGTGAAGTTATGGCAAGTAGCTGGAGTAATTGTTCTATTAGATTTAATTCAAGTTCCTTTGAATAATACTGGAGGACATATATCGCATTTAAGTGGCGCTTTGTTTGGTTTCATATTTGTAAAATCATTGCAAAGAGGAATTGATTTATCGAAAGGAATTTCTAAAATTCAAGATTTTTTTGAAGGTTTATTAAAACCTAAAGTGAAGACACCATTTAAAAAAGTGCATAAAAACACTACAAATTCAAATACAACAACTACTTTTACAAGCCAAACAAGTGAGATTAATCAGAAAAGAATAGACGATATTCTAGATAAGATTAGCAAAACAGGCTACGATAGTTTGTCTAAAGAAGAGAAAGAATTTTTATTTAAAGTAGGAAACAGTTGA
- a CDS encoding glycosyltransferase has protein sequence MFLQILLLLLASFVSIQFIYYIFIFGRFSFSKPKQILPSSEPISVIVCAKNEAENVKKFFPHLISQNYPDYEIVLIDDASTDDTLELFEAYEKQYSNVKLVKVENNETFWGNKKYALTLGIKVAKNNNLLFIDADCYPNSNDWITHMSSKFSEKKTIVLGYGAYDKIKKSFLNKIIRFETLLTASQYFGWAKIGKPYMGVGRNLAYTKETFFSVGGFVEHMKVRSGDDDLFVNQASTKNNTTTCYTPESFTYSEPNKTYKDWFNQKRRHVSTAKLYTAFDRFQLGLFFVSQLFFFLLAITLLAFQYQWMIVLGIIIFRYLFTWISLGYAAKKLNEKDVMHWYPIIEIFVIFTQLNVFFTNIFSKPVHWK, from the coding sequence ATGTTTTTACAAATCTTACTGCTGTTGCTAGCATCTTTTGTTAGTATACAGTTCATATATTATATATTTATATTTGGTCGCTTTTCATTTTCTAAACCCAAACAAATTCTTCCAAGTTCTGAACCAATTTCGGTTATTGTTTGCGCAAAAAATGAAGCCGAAAACGTAAAAAAGTTTTTTCCGCATTTAATTTCTCAAAATTATCCTGATTATGAGATTGTCCTAATTGACGATGCTTCAACAGATGATACATTAGAATTATTTGAAGCCTATGAAAAACAATATTCAAATGTAAAACTAGTAAAAGTTGAAAATAATGAAACCTTTTGGGGGAATAAAAAATATGCTTTAACACTAGGTATTAAAGTCGCAAAAAACAACAATCTATTATTCATTGATGCAGACTGTTATCCGAATTCAAACGATTGGATAACCCATATGAGCAGCAAGTTTTCAGAAAAGAAAACTATCGTTTTAGGATACGGAGCTTATGATAAAATTAAAAAATCGTTTCTAAATAAAATTATTCGTTTTGAAACTTTATTAACAGCTTCACAATATTTTGGCTGGGCAAAAATTGGCAAACCCTACATGGGAGTTGGTCGAAATCTTGCCTATACTAAAGAAACTTTTTTTAGCGTTGGTGGTTTTGTAGAACACATGAAAGTGCGTTCTGGAGACGATGATTTATTTGTTAATCAAGCAAGCACAAAAAACAACACTACAACTTGTTATACTCCTGAGAGTTTTACCTATTCGGAACCTAACAAAACATATAAAGATTGGTTCAATCAAAAAAGAAGACATGTTTCAACTGCAAAATTATATACTGCTTTTGATCGCTTTCAATTAGGCTTGTTTTTTGTTTCACAATTATTCTTTTTCCTTTTAGCAATTACGCTATTAGCGTTTCAATACCAATGGATGATTGTACTTGGTATAATTATATTTCGCTATTTATTTACTTGGATAAGTTTAGGATATGCTGCGAAAAAATTAAATGAAAAAGATGTAATGCATTGGTATCCAATTATTGAAATTTTCGTTATTTTCACACAATTAAACGTTTTCTTTACTAATATTTTCTCAAAACCTGTACATTGGAAATAA
- a CDS encoding membrane or secreted protein has translation MKLILLTIGLLAVAVIGITIKIWAKKDGKFAGTCASQSPFLNPEGENCGFCGKTPEEMKNCEDQSHS, from the coding sequence ATGAAATTAATTCTACTAACCATAGGTCTTTTAGCAGTTGCAGTTATTGGTATAACTATAAAAATTTGGGCTAAAAAAGATGGTAAATTTGCTGGAACTTGTGCTAGTCAAAGTCCTTTCTTAAATCCTGAAGGTGAAAACTGTGGTTTTTGTGGAAAAACACCAGAAGAGATGAAAAATTGTGAAGATCAATCTCACTCTTAA
- the murB gene encoding UDP-N-acetylmuramate dehydrogenase produces MNIQSNFSLKKHNTFGIDAKAKQFIAIHTKEELATLLQNEKDIFILGGGSNMLLTKDIDKLVVHIDLKGIEVTQSDEDYVLIKANAGENWHEFVMHCIENNYGGIENLSLIPGNVGTTPIQNIGAYGVEIKDTFFSCEAMEIETQEVKTFYKTDCLFGYRESVFKNELRNKYIITAVTFKLSKRNHVLNTSYGAIETELNLQNITQPTLRDVSNAVIAIRKSKLPDPKELGNSGSFFKNPIIKKSDYEKIVQSHPEMPHYIVSENTVKVPAGWLIEQAGFKGKRFNDAGIHKNQALVLVNYGNATGSEILSVSKDIQTTILEKFGIQIEAEVNII; encoded by the coding sequence ATGAATATTCAATCTAATTTTTCTTTAAAAAAACACAATACTTTTGGTATCGATGCTAAAGCAAAACAGTTCATCGCAATACATACAAAAGAAGAATTAGCAACACTACTTCAAAATGAAAAAGACATCTTTATTTTAGGAGGAGGTAGTAATATGTTACTCACTAAAGACATAGACAAACTCGTTGTTCATATTGACTTAAAGGGAATTGAAGTAACTCAATCTGATGAGGATTATGTATTAATAAAAGCTAATGCTGGTGAAAACTGGCACGAATTTGTAATGCATTGTATTGAAAATAATTATGGTGGAATTGAAAACTTATCATTAATTCCTGGAAACGTTGGCACTACTCCCATCCAAAACATTGGTGCTTATGGTGTAGAAATTAAAGATACTTTTTTTAGCTGTGAAGCTATGGAGATTGAAACACAAGAAGTAAAAACATTCTACAAAACTGATTGCCTGTTCGGATACAGAGAAAGTGTTTTTAAAAACGAGCTAAGAAACAAATACATTATTACAGCCGTTACTTTTAAATTATCTAAAAGAAACCATGTTTTAAACACTTCGTATGGTGCAATTGAAACAGAGCTTAACCTTCAAAACATTACTCAACCAACTCTTAGAGATGTCAGTAACGCTGTCATTGCTATTAGGAAAAGTAAATTACCCGATCCAAAAGAATTAGGAAATAGTGGTAGTTTTTTCAAAAATCCGATTATAAAAAAATCCGATTACGAAAAAATCGTACAATCTCACCCAGAAATGCCACATTATATTGTTTCCGAAAACACTGTAAAAGTACCCGCTGGCTGGCTTATTGAACAAGCTGGTTTTAAAGGAAAACGCTTTAATGATGCAGGAATTCACAAAAATCAAGCACTCGTATTAGTTAACTACGGTAACGCAACTGGAAGTGAGATTTTATCGGTTTCTAAAGACATACAAACCACTATTTTAGAGAAATTTGGAATACAAATCGAAGCAGAAGTAAACATTATTTAA
- a CDS encoding rhomboid family intramembrane serine protease, whose protein sequence is MIKMTDMVKHLLIINIIFFVVSIVLPNSNDLLVMHYIESDKFQLWQPLTSMFMHAGPMHIFFNMFALVSFGSALEQMWGSNKFLFFYISCGFGATLLHVGIDYFEVHNILGSISHLNLTSSEIHTLLNLDYSSLFDADGVMKNGEVKTILDRVNANQEDFNYILEAFSKTRSVLLGASGAIYGLLVAFAFLYPNAALGIMFIPIPIKAKYFVPGVLAIDLFLGLKGNALFGNGGTGIAHFAHLGGALVGFLMMWFWKKNQFDKNRWDRK, encoded by the coding sequence ATGATTAAAATGACAGACATGGTAAAGCACTTGCTTATCATTAATATTATATTTTTTGTTGTAAGTATTGTGTTACCTAACTCAAATGACTTATTGGTTATGCATTATATTGAAAGTGATAAATTTCAACTTTGGCAACCTTTAACAAGTATGTTTATGCATGCTGGTCCAATGCATATTTTCTTTAATATGTTTGCTTTGGTTTCTTTTGGTAGTGCATTAGAGCAAATGTGGGGAAGTAATAAGTTTTTGTTTTTTTATATTTCATGTGGTTTTGGAGCAACTTTATTACATGTTGGAATTGATTATTTTGAAGTTCATAATATACTAGGTTCTATTTCTCATTTAAATTTAACTTCGAGTGAGATTCATACATTATTAAATTTAGATTATTCATCTTTGTTTGATGCTGATGGTGTGATGAAAAATGGAGAGGTTAAGACAATACTCGATAGAGTTAATGCTAATCAAGAAGACTTTAATTATATTTTAGAGGCTTTTTCAAAAACTAGATCTGTGCTATTAGGAGCTTCAGGAGCTATTTATGGTTTGTTAGTAGCTTTTGCTTTTTTGTATCCAAACGCTGCACTTGGTATTATGTTTATTCCAATTCCTATTAAAGCAAAATATTTTGTACCAGGTGTGTTAGCGATAGATTTGTTTTTAGGATTGAAAGGGAATGCTCTTTTTGGTAATGGAGGTACAGGAATAGCTCACTTTGCACATTTAGGTGGTGCTTTAGTCGGTTTTTTAATGATGTGGTTTTGGAAAAAAAATCAATTTGATAAGAACCGTTGGGACAGAAAATAA
- a CDS encoding endonuclease/exonuclease/phosphatase family protein: MREESLFSRLLFFVNKVLALLTFLAYILPFLAPKLFPFLSVLTLLLPMFLIFNFIFFIIWLLQLKRKALLSGFVLLIGITFISKLYRFSDTNLEVESEDFTLMSYNVRLFNKYEWLPNKKVPSDISDVIQNYNPDILCLQEYTPNEEVRLRNFRFKNVEVEGDKNKYGQAIFSKYEIINRGKIDFPDSNNNVIFADIVKFKDTIRVYSMHLQSVKISTDIHEKLNESKSKFIFKRISEAFKQQQMQSELIKEHYLGCAYPKIICGDMNNSAFSYVYRNIKGEMSDAFEESGLGFGKSYNFKYYPARIDYVFAEKTFEIKEFITNNQVKLSDHFPVITRLKIKEKKEDKK, translated from the coding sequence TTGAGAGAAGAATCATTATTTAGTAGGTTATTGTTTTTTGTTAATAAGGTTTTGGCCTTGTTAACTTTCCTTGCTTATATACTGCCATTTCTTGCTCCTAAACTTTTTCCTTTTTTAAGTGTCTTGACTTTATTGTTGCCAATGTTTCTGATATTTAATTTTATATTTTTTATCATTTGGTTATTACAATTAAAACGAAAAGCATTATTATCTGGATTTGTATTGTTAATAGGTATAACCTTTATTAGTAAATTATATCGCTTTTCAGATACTAATTTGGAAGTAGAATCGGAAGACTTTACCTTGATGAGTTATAATGTGCGTTTGTTTAATAAATACGAATGGTTGCCAAATAAGAAAGTGCCTAGTGATATATCTGATGTAATTCAAAACTATAATCCCGATATATTATGCCTTCAAGAGTATACTCCAAATGAAGAGGTTCGGTTAAGGAATTTTAGATTTAAAAATGTTGAAGTTGAAGGCGATAAAAATAAATACGGGCAAGCTATTTTTTCTAAATATGAAATCATTAATAGAGGAAAAATAGATTTTCCAGATTCTAATAATAATGTAATTTTTGCAGATATCGTAAAGTTTAAAGATACCATTAGAGTGTATAGTATGCATTTACAATCGGTTAAGATTAGTACAGATATTCATGAGAAGCTAAATGAAAGCAAATCAAAATTTATCTTTAAAAGAATAAGCGAAGCATTCAAACAACAACAAATGCAATCGGAATTAATCAAAGAGCATTATTTGGGATGTGCTTATCCTAAAATTATTTGTGGAGACATGAATAATAGTGCTTTTTCCTATGTGTATAGAAATATAAAAGGAGAAATGAGTGATGCTTTTGAAGAATCTGGATTAGGCTTTGGAAAGTCTTATAATTTTAAATATTACCCTGCACGAATTGATTATGTTTTTGCTGAAAAAACTTTTGAAATAAAAGAGTTTATTACAAATAATCAGGTGAAATTAAGCGATCATTTTCCAGTAATAACCAGGCTAAAGATTAAAGAAAAGAAAGAAGACAAAAAATAA
- the mutL gene encoding DNA mismatch repair endonuclease MutL, protein MSSIIQLLPDHVANQIAAGEVVQRPASVVKELLENAIDARANDIKLIVKDAGKTLIQVIDNGVGMSVTDARMCFERHATSKIRLAEDLFELSTKGFRGEALASIAAIAHVELKTKQDQEELGHHIIIEGSKFVSQEVAVLPKGTSFLVKNLFFNIPARRNFLKSETVEMRHIFDEFQRVALAHPNIYFTLIHNGSETYNLPSSNYRQRIVNLLGGKTNEKLVPVTEDTEIVKISGFVGKPEYAKKSRSEQFFFVNDRFIKSGYLHHAIMNAFDGLLKEGNQPSYFLYLEVPPHTIDINIHPTKTEIKFDDEQALYAILRSAVKHSLGQFNVAPVLDFERDPNLDTPYEYKNKDSHSPTIQVNANYNPFADEKPVKSGGNSYASSGNYTKKETANSWESLYVDLRKDTAEVESISFESEEVTGSFFESKEVETTTSRTYQIHKKYIVSSIKSGMLVIDQNKAHQRILYEQYLINITVKHASSQQLLFPLELYFSREEILFIKELQPSLENTGFVFDEIKEDSIQIGGIPVSIQESEVSILLEELINGLQNDIPETTFSLNDGIAKTMAKSLAVKTGSYLTEMEQENLVNGLFACKDPNVSPFNKPTFITISVEDLDKKFAL, encoded by the coding sequence ATGTCCAGTATAATACAGTTATTACCTGACCATGTTGCGAACCAAATTGCGGCTGGTGAGGTTGTTCAAAGACCTGCTTCAGTTGTAAAAGAATTGCTTGAAAATGCTATCGATGCGAGAGCAAATGATATTAAATTGATTGTTAAAGATGCAGGTAAAACATTAATTCAAGTAATCGATAATGGTGTTGGAATGAGTGTGACCGATGCACGTATGTGTTTCGAACGTCATGCTACTTCAAAGATTCGTTTAGCGGAAGATTTATTCGAATTAAGTACAAAAGGCTTTCGTGGAGAAGCTTTGGCTTCTATAGCAGCTATTGCGCATGTAGAATTAAAAACGAAACAAGATCAAGAAGAATTAGGACATCACATTATTATTGAGGGAAGTAAATTCGTTTCGCAAGAAGTTGCGGTTTTGCCAAAAGGAACCTCTTTCTTAGTAAAAAATTTATTTTTTAATATTCCAGCCCGAAGAAACTTCTTGAAATCGGAAACTGTTGAAATGCGTCATATTTTTGATGAATTTCAACGTGTAGCATTAGCACATCCAAATATTTATTTTACGTTGATTCATAATGGAAGTGAAACGTATAATTTGCCTTCATCAAACTATAGACAAAGAATTGTAAATCTACTTGGTGGGAAAACGAATGAAAAGTTAGTACCGGTAACAGAGGATACAGAAATTGTTAAAATTAGTGGCTTTGTTGGGAAACCAGAATATGCTAAGAAAAGTAGAAGTGAACAATTTTTCTTTGTGAATGATCGCTTCATTAAAAGTGGTTATTTGCATCATGCAATTATGAATGCTTTTGATGGTTTGTTAAAAGAAGGTAATCAACCTAGCTATTTTCTGTATTTAGAAGTACCTCCACACACTATAGATATTAATATTCATCCAACTAAAACAGAAATTAAGTTTGATGATGAACAAGCATTGTATGCTATTTTACGTTCTGCTGTTAAACATAGTTTAGGGCAGTTCAATGTGGCTCCTGTTCTTGATTTTGAACGGGATCCTAATTTAGATACGCCCTACGAATATAAAAACAAAGATTCCCATTCACCAACCATACAGGTTAATGCGAATTATAATCCTTTTGCTGATGAAAAGCCAGTTAAAAGTGGAGGAAATTCCTATGCGTCAAGTGGAAATTATACTAAAAAAGAAACAGCAAACTCTTGGGAAAGTTTATATGTAGATTTACGAAAAGATACTGCTGAGGTTGAAAGTATTTCATTCGAAAGTGAAGAAGTTACGGGATCTTTTTTTGAAAGTAAAGAGGTAGAAACGACAACGTCAAGAACCTATCAAATACATAAAAAATATATTGTTAGTTCTATTAAATCGGGAATGCTAGTAATCGATCAAAACAAAGCACATCAGCGTATTTTATATGAACAATATTTAATTAATATAACAGTAAAACATGCTTCAAGTCAGCAGTTATTGTTTCCGTTAGAGTTATATTTTTCAAGAGAAGAAATTCTCTTCATAAAAGAATTACAACCTTCTTTAGAAAATACAGGATTTGTTTTTGATGAAATAAAGGAGGATAGTATTCAAATTGGAGGTATTCCAGTTTCTATTCAGGAAAGTGAAGTGAGTATTTTATTGGAAGAGTTGATAAACGGATTGCAAAACGATATTCCGGAAACGACTTTTTCATTAAATGACGGAATAGCAAAAACGATGGCGAAAAGTTTAGCTGTTAAAACAGGAAGTTATTTAACAGAAATGGAACAAGAGAATTTAGTAAACGGATTATTTGCCTGTAAAGATCCAAATGTTTCACCATTTAATAAACCTACCTTTATCACTATTAGTGTTGAAGATTTAGATAAAAAATTTGCATTATGA
- a CDS encoding WbqC family protein has product MNIILHPTYFPSISQYAAMLQAETITFEVEDNFQKQTNRNRMYIYGPNGAQLLNIPVNRSNAKHQKYKDVKLDTTFDWQKNHFKSLETAYRTSPFFEFFEHDLQPVFEKKHTYMMDLNFEIFEIINECLGIELPFSKTEEYFQESNDYADFRPLVNGKKDTFINESYTQVFDDKFGFIPNLSILDLLFNEGRYAKDYLLKQKL; this is encoded by the coding sequence ATGAATATCATATTACACCCTACCTATTTTCCTTCAATAAGTCAATATGCTGCTATGCTTCAAGCAGAAACAATAACTTTTGAAGTGGAAGATAATTTTCAGAAGCAAACAAATCGTAATCGAATGTATATTTACGGGCCAAATGGTGCGCAGTTATTAAACATTCCTGTAAACAGAAGCAATGCAAAACATCAAAAATATAAAGACGTTAAACTAGACACAACTTTTGATTGGCAAAAAAATCACTTTAAGTCTCTTGAAACAGCATACAGAACATCTCCTTTTTTTGAATTCTTTGAACATGACCTTCAACCTGTTTTCGAAAAGAAACATACTTATATGATGGATTTGAATTTTGAGATATTTGAAATTATCAATGAATGTTTAGGGATTGAATTGCCTTTTTCTAAGACCGAAGAATACTTTCAGGAATCTAACGACTATGCTGACTTTAGACCTTTAGTAAATGGTAAAAAGGACACTTTTATAAATGAAAGTTATACTCAGGTTTTTGATGACAAATTTGGTTTTATTCCAAATTTGAGCATTTTAGATTTACTTTTTAACGAAGGTAGATATGCAAAAGATTATCTATTGAAGCAAAAATTATAA
- the ribH gene encoding 6,7-dimethyl-8-ribityllumazine synthase produces MATENKNLSQYDKNTIPNAKDFRFGIVVSEWNDTVTNGLFEGAKAALLDCGTLPENIIRWDVPGSFELVFGSKRMIETQKVDCVIAIGCVVKGETMHFEFVCDGTTQGIKDLNVKYDVPTIFCLLTDNTMQQSIDRSGGKHGNKGTEAAIAAIKMVALNKKS; encoded by the coding sequence ATGGCTACAGAAAATAAAAATTTATCACAGTACGATAAAAACACAATCCCAAATGCGAAAGATTTTCGATTTGGGATTGTTGTTTCAGAGTGGAATGATACAGTAACAAACGGTTTGTTTGAAGGGGCAAAAGCAGCTTTATTAGACTGCGGAACACTTCCTGAAAATATTATTCGTTGGGATGTTCCTGGAAGTTTTGAACTTGTTTTTGGTTCAAAAAGAATGATAGAAACACAAAAAGTTGATTGTGTAATAGCAATTGGTTGTGTAGTGAAAGGCGAAACAATGCATTTTGAATTTGTATGCGATGGAACAACACAGGGAATTAAGGATTTGAATGTAAAATATGATGTTCCTACAATCTTTTGTTTGTTAACCGATAATACGATGCAACAATCTATTGATAGAAGTGGAGGAAAGCATGGAAATAAAGGAACAGAAGCTGCTATAGCTGCTATAAAAATGGTAGCGCTAAATAAAAAGAGTTAA